From a region of the Pleuronectes platessa chromosome 22, fPlePla1.1, whole genome shotgun sequence genome:
- the ifrd1 gene encoding interferon-related developmental regulator 1, translated as MPRTKKKHSRGGHNGNVQPFSDEDASIETLSHCSSFSDATSVVDEGGEASEDTAQEDFQYKLKGFIDSTVDKSAKTRQGALDGLKTAMATRILYEFISDRRMTITDSIERCLKKGKGEEQRAAASLACLLCIQLGSGIESEEVLKTLKPVFKNILADGSANIQARQAVATSLGLCSLVAEDDILDVHATMECFENLFSRSCARSDGTCPSVSPQMSQLYTNALLSWALLLTICTASQLKVVLHKYLPKLPKLLESEDVNMRIAAGETIALLFELARDMDADFDFDGWEELCDKLNSLATDCNKHRAKTDKRKQRSVFRDVLKAVEDGEFQSETIRFGTERMTIDSWVRKRTYDAFREFVGSGMNDHLQGNEFIRDVFELGPPILVDAATIKAMKIPRFERHLHNSAAFKARTKARSKFRDKRVDVGEF; from the exons ATGCCGAGGACCAAGAAAAAGCACAGCCGAG GGGGGCACAATGGCAATGTGCAGCCCTTCAGTGATGAGGACGCCTCCATTGAGACCCTCAGTCATtgcagcagcttcagtgacGCCACCAGTGTAGTGGACGAAG GTGGCGAGGCTAGTGAAGACACAGCCCAGGAGGATTTTCAGTACAAGCTGAAGGGCTTCATAGACAGCACCGTGGATAAGAG TGCTAAGACCCGACAGGGGGCATTGGATGGGCTAAAGACTGCAATGGCCACACGGATCCTGTACGAGTTCATCTCTGACAGAAGAATGACCATCACAGACAGCATCGAACGCTGCCTTAAGAAAG GTAAAGGCGAGGAGCAGCGAGCGGCAGCGTCTTTGGCCTGCCTGCTGTGTATCCAGCTGGGCTCAGGCATCGAGAGTGAGGAGGTGCTGAAAACCCTGAAACCAGTCTTCAAAAACATCCTGGCAGACGGATCAGCCAACATACAAGCCCGACAGGCT GTGGCAACAAGTCTGGGCCTGTGTAGTTTAGTGGCAGAAGATGACATTTTG GACGTGCATGCCACCATGGAGTGCTTTGAGAACCTGTTCTCCCGGTCCTGTGCGAGGTCGGATGGTACCTGTCCTTCAGTCAGTCCGCAGATGAGCCAGCTGTACACCAACGCCCTGCTGTCCTGGGCACTGCTGCTTACTATCTGCACTGCCAGCCAGCTCAAAGTCGTCCTGCACAA GTACCTGCCCAAACTACCAAAGTTGCTGGAGAGTGAGGATGTCAACATGAGGATTGCTGCAGGGGAGACCATTGCCCTTTTGTTTGAGCTGGCCAGAGACATGGACGCT GATTTTGATTTCGATGGCTGGGAGGAGCTGTGTGATAAACTGAACTCGTTGGCCACAGACTGTAACAAGCACAGAGCCAAGACGGACAAGAGAAAGCAGCGCTCTGTGTTCAGGGACGTGCTCAAGGCTGTAGAG GACGGTGAATTCCAATCTGAGACCATTCGCTTCGGAACAGAGCGCATGACCATCGATAGCTGGGTCAGAAAGAGGACGTATGACGCCTTCAGGGAGTTTGTGGGCTCTGGGATGAATGACCACCTACAG GGAAATGAATTCATCAGAGACGTGTTTGAACTTGGACCACCGATACTGGTTGATGCCGCCACAATAAAGGCCATGAAAATACCTCGCTTTGAAAGG CATCTGCACAACTCTGCTGCCTTCAAGGCTCGGACCAAGGCCAGAAGCAAGTTCAGGGACAAGAGAGTGGATGTGGGAGAATTTtaa